Proteins co-encoded in one Kribbella solani genomic window:
- a CDS encoding acyclic terpene utilization AtuA family protein, translating into MVRIGNASGFYGDRFSAVHEMLTGGPLDVLTGDYLAELTMLILGRDRLKDPSLGYARTFLKQLETGLGEALDRGVKIVSNAGGLNPSGLAQAIHDLSGKLGLHPKIAYVEGDDLLARGDELGLGQPLTANAYLGAWGIAEALRAGADVVVTGRVTDASVIVGPAAAHHGWKRTQYDELAGAVVAGHVIECGCQATGGNYAFFSELHDFGRPGFPIAEIHADGSSVITKHDNTGGAVTIDTVKAQLLYEITGARYAGPDVTTRLDTIELVADGTDRVRISGVRGEAPPPTYKVSLNSVGGFRNEVDFVLTGLQLEQKAELVQRQLEQALAKRPAELKWTLAWTEKPNAESEQEASVFLKCAVKDPDPKVVGRAFSSAAVELALASYPGFHVTAPPGDGSPYGVFRAEYVDIHEVEHVVVLPDGSRRAIEPAAETRPLEPVQDIRPPMPLPQLASSGRMRTREVPLGRIAGARSGDKGGDANVGVWVRDEKTWRWLAHTLTTELFKTLLPETRPLTVHRYLLPNLWAVNFVVEGLLGEGVAAQARFDPQAKALGEWLRSRYVDVPEVLL; encoded by the coding sequence GTGGTTCGGATTGGGAATGCGTCCGGGTTCTACGGGGATCGGTTCAGTGCCGTGCACGAGATGCTGACCGGTGGGCCGTTGGATGTGCTGACCGGTGACTACCTGGCCGAGTTGACCATGCTCATTCTCGGCCGCGATCGGCTCAAGGACCCGTCCCTCGGCTACGCGCGAACCTTCCTCAAACAGCTCGAAACCGGTCTCGGTGAAGCCTTGGACCGTGGCGTCAAGATCGTCAGCAACGCCGGCGGCCTCAACCCCTCCGGCCTCGCCCAAGCCATCCACGACCTGTCGGGCAAACTCGGCCTGCACCCCAAGATCGCGTACGTCGAAGGCGACGACCTCCTCGCCCGCGGCGACGAGCTAGGCCTCGGCCAACCCCTGACAGCCAACGCGTACCTCGGCGCGTGGGGCATCGCCGAAGCACTCCGCGCCGGCGCGGATGTGGTCGTCACCGGCCGTGTCACCGACGCCTCGGTCATCGTCGGACCGGCCGCCGCGCACCACGGCTGGAAGCGGACCCAGTACGACGAGCTGGCCGGCGCGGTCGTCGCCGGGCATGTGATCGAATGCGGCTGCCAGGCAACCGGCGGGAACTACGCGTTCTTCAGCGAGCTCCACGACTTCGGCCGACCAGGATTCCCGATCGCGGAGATCCACGCCGACGGCAGCAGCGTGATCACCAAGCACGACAACACCGGTGGCGCGGTCACCATCGACACCGTCAAGGCCCAGCTCCTGTACGAGATCACCGGCGCCCGGTACGCGGGTCCGGACGTCACGACCCGCCTGGACACGATCGAGCTGGTTGCCGACGGCACCGATCGGGTCCGGATCTCCGGCGTTCGCGGCGAGGCGCCACCGCCGACGTACAAGGTCTCGCTGAACAGCGTCGGCGGCTTCCGCAACGAGGTCGATTTCGTGCTGACCGGCCTGCAGTTGGAGCAGAAGGCTGAGCTGGTCCAGCGCCAGCTGGAGCAGGCGCTGGCGAAGCGTCCGGCGGAGCTGAAGTGGACGCTCGCCTGGACCGAGAAGCCGAACGCCGAGTCCGAGCAGGAGGCAAGCGTCTTCCTCAAGTGCGCGGTGAAGGACCCGGACCCGAAGGTGGTCGGGCGCGCGTTCAGCAGTGCCGCGGTCGAGCTGGCGCTGGCGAGCTACCCGGGTTTCCATGTCACCGCGCCGCCCGGCGACGGGTCGCCGTACGGCGTCTTCCGCGCTGAGTACGTGGACATCCACGAGGTGGAGCACGTGGTCGTACTTCCGGACGGATCGCGCCGGGCGATCGAACCGGCGGCCGAAACGCGGCCGCTCGAACCGGTCCAGGACATCCGGCCGCCGATGCCGTTGCCGCAGCTCGCGTCGAGCGGACGGATGCGTACGCGCGAGGTCCCGCTCGGCCGGATCGCCGGGGCGCGCTCCGGCGACAAGGGCGGCGACGCGAACGTCGGCGTGTGGGTCCGCGACGAGAAGACCTGGCGCTGGCTCGCGCACACCCTCACCACCGAGCTCTTCAAGACGCTGCTCCCCGAGACCCGCCCGTTGACCGTCCATCGCTACTTGCTGCCGAACCTCTGGGCAGTGAACTTCGTCGTCGAGGGTCTGCTCGGGGAAGGCGTCGCCGCGCAGGCACGCTTCGACCCACAGGCGAAGGCGCTCGGGGAGTGGCTGCGGTCGCGGTACGTCGACGTGCCGGAAGTGCTGTTATGA
- a CDS encoding acyl-CoA dehydrogenase family protein, which yields MTAEREALRDTVRRFMAADVLPSLDDWERAGELPRDLHKKAGQLGLLGVGFPEAVGGGGGSLLDSIAVVEEMHYAGGSGGLVASLLTCGIALPHLIAAGNEQQLDKWVRPTLDGELIGALAITEPDGGSDVASVRTTARREDDVFVVNGAKTYITSGCRADFVTTAVRTGGPGAHGISLLVIERDTPGFVVSRKLEKLGWLCSDTAELSFTDVRVPVGNLVGTQDSGFVQLAVNFVAERLTLAVQAYAGAQRALDLTVAWCKQRETFGRPLSSRQTVQYTLTEMARRIEVARVYVHAVAERAVRGEEVIAETCFAKNTAVEAGQWVCDQALQLHGGLGYMREAEVERQYRDQKILAIGGGTTEILTGLAAKRLGFTG from the coding sequence ATGACAGCCGAGCGGGAGGCGCTGCGCGATACGGTCCGGCGGTTCATGGCGGCCGACGTACTGCCTTCGCTGGACGACTGGGAACGGGCCGGCGAGCTGCCGCGCGACCTGCACAAGAAGGCCGGGCAGCTCGGTTTGCTGGGCGTCGGCTTTCCGGAGGCGGTCGGTGGTGGCGGTGGATCGCTGCTCGACTCGATCGCGGTGGTCGAGGAGATGCATTACGCCGGCGGGTCGGGCGGCCTGGTCGCGTCCCTGCTGACCTGCGGCATCGCCCTCCCACATCTCATTGCGGCCGGCAACGAGCAACAGCTCGACAAATGGGTCCGGCCAACGTTGGATGGTGAGCTGATCGGCGCGCTGGCGATCACCGAACCCGACGGCGGCTCGGACGTCGCCTCGGTGCGTACGACGGCCCGTCGCGAAGATGATGTCTTCGTCGTCAACGGTGCGAAGACGTACATCACCTCCGGCTGCCGGGCGGACTTCGTGACGACGGCGGTGCGTACTGGCGGACCCGGCGCGCACGGGATCAGCTTGCTGGTGATCGAGCGGGACACACCGGGATTCGTGGTGTCACGCAAGCTGGAGAAGCTGGGCTGGCTCTGCTCGGACACTGCCGAGTTGTCGTTCACGGACGTACGCGTCCCGGTCGGGAACCTGGTCGGTACGCAGGACTCCGGTTTCGTCCAGCTGGCGGTGAACTTCGTCGCGGAACGGTTGACGCTGGCGGTTCAGGCGTACGCGGGTGCGCAGCGCGCGCTGGACCTGACTGTTGCCTGGTGCAAGCAACGCGAGACGTTCGGGCGACCGTTGAGCTCTCGGCAGACCGTGCAGTACACGCTCACCGAGATGGCCCGGCGGATCGAGGTCGCGCGGGTGTACGTGCACGCGGTCGCCGAGCGCGCCGTACGCGGCGAGGAGGTGATCGCCGAGACGTGCTTCGCCAAGAACACCGCGGTCGAAGCCGGGCAGTGGGTCTGCGACCAGGCGTTGCAGTTGCACGGCGGTCTCGGGTACATGCGGGAGGCCGAAGTGGAGCGGCAGTACCGCGATCAGAAGATCCTCGCCATCGGCGGCGGGACCACCGAAATCCTGACCGGCCTGGCGGCGAAACGACTGGGGTTCACCGGATGA
- a CDS encoding carboxyl transferase domain-containing protein, with protein sequence MTNHTTPSSAEPEADRPSNRELMLAKLAALDDEHAKALAGGGEKYVARHHQRGKLLARERIELLLDPDSYFLELSPLAGWGSDFTVGASLVTGIGVVEGVECLITANDPTVKGGASNPWTLRKALRADEIARANRLPVISLVESGGADLPTQKEIFIPGGAMFRDLTRLSAEGIPTIALVFGNSTAGGAYIPGMSDYVVMVDGGAKVFLAGPPLVKMATGEDADDESLGGAAMHARQSGLADYFAVDEPDAIRLGRQIVSRLNWRKRGPAPGPAYAEPLLAADDLLDLVPGDLRIPFDPRDVIARVVDGSVFDEFKPLYGSSLATGWASVHGYPVGILANARGVLFSAESQKAAQFIQLANRSNTPLIFLHNTTGYMVGQEYEQGGIIKHGAQMINAVSNSKVPHISILMGASYGAGHYGMCGRAFDPRFLFAWPSAKSAVMGPQQLAGVLSIVARAAAEAKGQPYDEAADRQLRAYVEGQIEAESLPMFLSGRLYDDGVIDPRDTRTVLAICLSAIHSAPVEGTTSFGVFRM encoded by the coding sequence ATGACCAACCACACCACCCCCTCCTCGGCCGAACCCGAAGCGGACCGGCCGAGCAATCGGGAACTGATGCTGGCGAAGCTCGCCGCGCTCGACGACGAGCATGCGAAGGCGCTCGCCGGCGGGGGCGAGAAGTATGTCGCCAGGCACCACCAGCGCGGCAAGCTGCTGGCGCGGGAGCGGATCGAGCTGCTGCTCGACCCGGATTCGTACTTCCTCGAACTGTCCCCGCTGGCCGGCTGGGGTTCGGACTTCACCGTCGGCGCCAGTCTGGTGACCGGGATCGGCGTGGTCGAAGGCGTCGAGTGCCTGATCACCGCGAACGATCCGACCGTCAAGGGCGGCGCCAGCAACCCGTGGACGCTGCGCAAGGCGTTGCGGGCCGACGAGATCGCGCGGGCGAACCGGCTACCGGTGATCAGCCTGGTCGAGTCCGGCGGCGCGGACCTGCCGACACAGAAGGAGATCTTCATTCCGGGCGGCGCGATGTTCCGGGACCTGACCCGGTTGTCGGCCGAGGGGATTCCGACGATCGCGCTGGTGTTCGGCAACTCGACCGCGGGCGGCGCGTACATCCCGGGGATGAGCGACTACGTGGTGATGGTCGACGGCGGCGCGAAGGTGTTCCTGGCCGGGCCACCGCTGGTGAAGATGGCCACCGGCGAGGACGCGGACGACGAGTCGCTCGGCGGCGCGGCGATGCACGCGCGGCAGTCCGGCCTGGCCGACTACTTCGCGGTCGACGAACCCGACGCGATCCGGCTCGGGCGGCAGATCGTGTCCCGGTTGAACTGGCGCAAGCGCGGCCCGGCGCCGGGACCCGCGTACGCCGAACCGTTGCTCGCCGCGGATGACCTGTTGGACCTCGTGCCGGGTGATCTGCGTATTCCGTTCGACCCGCGGGACGTGATCGCCCGCGTGGTGGACGGTTCGGTGTTCGACGAGTTCAAGCCGCTGTACGGGTCGTCGCTCGCTACCGGTTGGGCGTCCGTGCACGGGTATCCGGTGGGCATCCTGGCGAATGCGCGCGGGGTGCTGTTCAGCGCGGAGTCTCAGAAGGCGGCGCAGTTCATCCAGCTGGCGAACCGGTCGAACACGCCGCTGATCTTCCTGCACAACACCACCGGTTACATGGTCGGGCAGGAGTACGAGCAGGGCGGCATCATCAAGCACGGCGCGCAGATGATCAACGCGGTCTCCAACTCGAAGGTCCCGCACATCTCGATCCTGATGGGTGCCTCGTACGGCGCCGGGCACTACGGGATGTGTGGTCGCGCGTTCGATCCGCGGTTCCTGTTCGCGTGGCCGTCGGCGAAGTCCGCGGTGATGGGACCGCAACAGCTGGCCGGCGTACTGTCGATCGTCGCGCGGGCGGCGGCGGAGGCGAAAGGGCAGCCGTACGACGAGGCGGCCGACCGGCAGTTGCGCGCGTACGTCGAGGGGCAGATCGAGGCGGAGTCGCTGCCGATGTTCCTGTCCGGGCGGTTGTACGACGACGGGGTGATCGATCCGCGGGACACCCGGACCGTACTCGCCATCTGCCTGTCCGCCATTCACTCCGCACCAGTCGAAGGCACCACGTCCTTCGGCGTCTTCAGGATGTGA